One window of the Vigna radiata var. radiata cultivar VC1973A chromosome 1, Vradiata_ver6, whole genome shotgun sequence genome contains the following:
- the LOC106767958 gene encoding uncharacterized protein LOC106767958 has product MLLSSISSTKKFFQKTIKNFKSFFSPGYQRLPKTSPHGHFSYSVPASSAMDMTSNTSYQDTEKLYTDFSDQWESETEKTRRMKKKAVPALPSKQESEVYNGSYISLSNASHAQKKNKMEKKEESGGGANQNDRKRSLTLEKGRHQKESSFMSMCMREHRYCMVEQKLRELEMLDMNNVEYILDIEEVLHYYSRLTCPAYLEIVDKFFLEMYSELFGPSMRHASPSSVSRNNLRYQ; this is encoded by the coding sequence ATGTTGTTGAGTTCCATTTCCAGCACCAAGAAGTTCTTTCAAAAGACTATAAAGAACTTCAAGTCTTTCTTCTCCCCGGGTTACCAAAGGCTTCCAAAAACTTCTCCTCACGGCCATTTCTCTTATTCTGTGCCTGCATCAAGTGCCATGGACATGACCAGCAACACAAGCTATCAAGACACGGAGAAATTGTACACTGACTTCTCAGACCAATGGGAATCAGAAACGGAGAAAacaagaagaatgaagaagaaagcTGTGCCTGCATTGCCATCAAAGCAAGAAAGTGAGGTCTATAATGGAAGCTACATCAGCTTGTCCAATGCAAGCCATGCTcagaagaagaacaagatggagaaaaaagaagaaagtggtGGTGGTGCCAACCAAAACGACAGGAAGAGAAGCTTAACTCTAGAAAAGGGAAGGCATCAGAAAGAGTCATCATTCATGTCTATGTGTATGAGAGAACACAGATACTGCATGGTGGAACAGAAGCTGAGAGAGTTGGAGATGTTGGACATGAACAATGTGGAGTATATATTAGACATTGAAGAGGTTCTTCACTACTATTCTAGACTCACTTGCCCTGCATATCTTGAAATTGTGGATAAGTTCTTCTTGGAAATGTACTCAGAGTTGTTTGGTCCATCTATGAGGCATGCTTCACCTTCCAGTGTCTCTAGGAACAACCTAAGATATCAGTGA